The Candidatus Binatia bacterium DNA segment TCATCCGGTTGACCTGTTCCTGCTGCGGCAGCTTGTTGTCCTGAATTTCGAGGTAATACCGGTCGCCGAAGATCGCGGCGTAGCTCTCCGCGGCGGCTTTCGCCTTCTCGAAATTTCCGCTGTCGAGCGCCGACGAAACCTCGCCCTGAAGACAGGCGCTGAGCGCGATGAGCCCTTTGTTGTGCTCTTGCAGAATTTCCTTGTCGATGCGCGGCTTGTAATAAAAGCCTTCCATGAAGCCCACGGTCACGAGCTTGCAGAGGTTTTTGTACCCCTCCAGGTTCATGGCGAGGAGAATGAGGTGGTTATTGTACTCCTTGTTGCCTTTGTCCACGCCCTTGCGCTCGAAGCGGCTCGCCGGCGCGACGTAGATCTCGCAGCCGATGATCGGCTTGATCCCGTGCTTTGCGGCCTCCTGGTAAAACTCGATCGTGCCGAACATGTTGCCGTGATCGGTCATCGCCAGGGCGGGCTGCTTCAGCTCGCGCACCCGCTCGACGAGCGCTTCGACCTTATTGGCACCGTCCAGGAGACTGTACTGGGTGTGGCAGTGAAGGTGGACGAACCGGGAATGCTCCATGGAACTTGATTTATTCCTAGCACAAAGGTGCGGGCGCTACAATTATTTTGTTCGGGAAGATCGAGCCGGAATAATTTTGCTTCATCGCTTAGGACTCGAAACCAGCTCACACGCCCCTGATTGACCGGGCCTGATTTGAGACCCACGTAACTAACGCAATATTATAGGCGAATCGTCCGGAAAGGACTAAGACGCTTGAAGCAACGCTTGCTGAACGGCGGGGGGAAAGTCCACAAACATAAAATAGGCCGCGGGGTACAGGTAATCCTCGCCTTCATTGTCGATGACCCGAATGTACTTTGACCTGGCGGCGCTCTCGTCGGGCAGGACCTCGTAGACTCTGCGCGGTGTCAGCATATCCGGATCGTCACTGCGGATGCAGATCGCAAACTGCCGTTTTTGTTTTGGTCGGTTGGGCATAGCCATCAATCCAAGAAGCGTTTTATGCGCCTCATCTTTTTACCGATTCCATGCGCTTCAAACCAATGAATTTCAGCCCGCCGGACCGTCCCATCAAACAACCGAACGGTCGCCGCTCCCTTAAGCTTACGCCAGCGCCCCGCGCCGAATCGTTTTCTTAGAATGCGCGAGATCCGAATTCGGGTTCCAATTGCAATGGGTTCGATGTCGGTAATGTCCCCGACGATCTCAAAGTGCATTCAAGCCCACTATGCCAAATCCCGTTAAAGAAACCAAGCCAGTGCTAGCAACTTGTTCCAATCCTGCCGCGCATTGTGAGATAATGCGTTAAGTCGGTAAACTGTTCCCGGAATGACTATGAGACGAGAATATGATTTCTCCAAAGCCGTGAGGGGAAAGTTTTACCGAAAAGGAGCGCAACTGCGCCTGCCGATCTACCTTGATGCGAGGCTGCAGCGCCGAGTGGAACGGGTTGCCAGAAAAAAGGGCCAGGACATCGGAGAGATAGTGAATCAGTTGGTTAAAAAGCAATTGCGGTCTTGAACCTTCCCAAACGGATTCGGCGACGTCGAGTCGGCGGCCCATATCATCTTCGACCGTTTCGACCTCATCTACGATTCCATTTCCTTTAAATTGAAATATCTATGGTAAGCCGGCACGGAGAGCCGGCAGTTTACCTGTTGCTTTTTCTGCCGGGAAAGGCAAATGAACTACCGGTAGTGACTCATTTTGCTTTGGATTGTCGGCTAGCGGCGGCGGTTCGGCTTATCCCCGAAACGAAACAATCCCCGGTTTTGGTCCGTCAAAGTTTCGGCTTGCGAGCCGGACAGAATCTCGCCTATCCTCTACCGATCTAATGGTAGGGGGATAGTATGGAAGCAGCCGCGTGGGGCATTGTCGGCGTTGCCGCTACTATTGTATGTACGCTCTGGTTTTTTCGCAGAATCATGAAACCACCGATAATATTTTTGCCTCCAGACCCGCAGCCCAACGAGTAAGGATTTGAATTGGCAGCCCAAAAGGAAATATACACTTCATGTTCCCGCTAAAGACGATTCCAACGACGGGTTTAGGTTGGCCGAAACGAAAATGACATTCAATTTGCATTTTCAACCAACAACTGAGAGGTAAAATGGGACAGGCGATTTTCTTGATTTTTTTTTCGCAACGTCTTTTTCTGTCTATGCTTGGGATGGCAAAAGGGACAACAAGCCAGTGGCGGAACTTGAGTTGATGAACGATCTGGAATTGTTGGGCGAAGCTGGGGCCGTCTGCATTGTCGGCGCGATAGATGCGAGGTCCTATGCGACGGTGGTGAAAAGCCGCACCGCGAATGAGGCTGCACGCATGATACCCCCCGATCGTATTTCAATAAGCACCGAATATATTCTCTTGATTGAACGTGTCCTCAGAAAGCGATTGAACAATACATCGCCGACATCGCGGATAATGATCGCCGTTCAAAAGATGAGAGCTGCTGTACCCGATGGGAAGATTCGCGAGTGTAACGAGGCGTTAGAGGAGGCTGGCGGAACAATCGTCACTCCAACTAGACCAAACTGGTAACGAGGATGTTATGGTTAAGAGAACGGAAATTCACATACCGATAAACGAAATTACCAGGGTTTCGTTTTCATGTGACGAACGCGCGGCGATCATTACCGTTGATCTTGCTGAAGAAAGTCAGCGTAAGGGAATACCGGAGAAAACCAATGAAAAATTTTGCCCCATATGCAATACCCGCCTTATAAGGCCAGTATCCGACCTGTTAATGACTTTGATGGAAGTACGGAGATTGGCAGCCGCCAAAGATATAGAGAAAAACGCCTTCCACATGGTGCTTAGCGAATCGCGTAATGAATAGCGACTTTTCCCATCTCGCCCGTCGAATCCTTCTGCGCCTTGCGCCAAAAGCACCGCGGGCATTCAACTCAAGGCTTCCCGTAGAGTCACTTGCAGGCTCTCAATCAATTCCTTTTTCGAGGCTTCCTGACAATTGACTCCCGGAATCTCCTCGATCCAGCCGATCCACCAGGCGCCGGATTTTTTAACCACGGCGGTGTATGTGTCTTTCATCGCAGACCTCCTACAAGCATCATCAGAATACCATCCCGAAACCTATCTCAGCAATCGTAAGACTCACACCGCCCTTAGCGCGCTCACGATGTTGAGGCGGGCGGCGCGGAGCGCCGGGAGAAAGCCGCCGAGGAATCCCATGGTCAAAGAAAAGGCGAAAGACCAGGCGACGATGGAGGGCGACAGGGAAAAGGAAAACGCCAGCTCGGCGAAGGACGCGAAGTTGAGCGTCGAGATGGTGATGAACTGAAGCAGCGAGGCGAGTAGAAGACCTACCATGGCGCCCACCAGCGCGATCATCAGCGCTTCGCCCAGAAAGGCGGTCAGGATGCTGCGCCGCTGAAATCCCAGCGCGCGCAGCGTACCGATCTCGACCGTGCGGTTGGCGACGGCGCCGTACATCGTGATCATGGCGCCGATCGTCGCGCCCGCGCTGAAGATCACGGTGATGAAAAGGCCCAGGACCCGGATGAACGCCGCCATCATCTCCGACTGTTCTTCGAAAAATTTCCTTTCGCTTTTAGCCGTATAGTGGAGCAGCCGGTTATCGGCCTCGAACGCGGCGACGAACTCATCCAACGCGAACGGATCTCTGAGCCTCAGCGTCAGCGTCGAGTACGACGATCGTTTGAACGCATCCATGATCTGATTCGAGTCGCCCCAGATCTCCGAGTCGAAGCCGGTCCCGTCCGAGCTGAAGACGCCGACGACGCTCCAGGAGTCGCCGCCGAACTTGATCCGCTCGCCAATCCCGGCGCCGGCAAATCTATCCGCGATCGACCTGCCGACGACGATCTCGCGCGCGCCCGGCCGGAACATGCTTCCCTCGACGAGCCGGACTTGCGGGCGCAGCTCGAAGGCGGCCGGCTCGACTCCGCGAACGGTTACATTGCTCATGCCGCCGGCCAATTTTTCCATATTGATGATGACGGCGGCCTCTCTGGAGCTGAGCGGCGCGCCGTCCGCGGAGCGGGCGATTTGCGGCATCCCCGTGACCAGCGTGGCGATTTGTCTGTCGAGGATGCTGAGAGTCTCGCTGTTCGCCGCTTTGCGGAGAACCACCACGTTCTCATCCGAGCCGGTCGCCGTGAGCGTCCGCTGGATTCCGTGCGCCATCATCAGCACGGCGCTGAAGACGAAGACCACGAGCGCGACGCCGAGCACGGTCACGCTGGTGGTCAGGCGGCGCGCGCCGAAGCTGCGGAAGATGTAGCGAAACGGAATCGTCATGGCAGTAACGCTCTGCACGCCCTTCGACTAAGCTCAGGGCAAACGGAGAGATTGCGACGTTCGATAGCTCCGTTCGTACTGAGCCTTCAACAATTTTTATTCACCGCACAGACACAGAGATCACGGAGAAACTCATTTCGATTGCTTCGGGAATAGACAGACCGAAAGGAAAAAACATCCTCCGCGTCCTCCGTGCCTCTGTGGTGAATGCATCTCAAATCCTTTTGGCTAGAACTCATCCGATATACCTCAAGCCCTCGACGATCCTCGTCGCGACGGCGCGCCGCGCCGGTATCAAAGAAGCGGCGAAGCCAACCAGCAGACCGGCGAGACAACCGAGGACGATCGTCCGAGGCTCGATGTAAAAAACCGGGAACCATCCCTTGGGAAGCGCGCCTTGAAATCCCGCGACGGCTGGAAACGTGACGAGCATGCCCAGGGCGCTGCCGAGAAACGACAGCAGCAACGACTCCCCGGCGATCAGAATGAAAATATGCCGGCCGGAAAAACCCAGCGTCTTGAGCA contains these protein-coding regions:
- a CDS encoding ABC transporter permease, whose protein sequence is MTIPFRYIFRSFGARRLTTSVTVLGVALVVFVFSAVLMMAHGIQRTLTATGSDENVVVLRKAANSETLSILDRQIATLVTGMPQIARSADGAPLSSREAAVIINMEKLAGGMSNVTVRGVEPAAFELRPQVRLVEGSMFRPGAREIVVGRSIADRFAGAGIGERIKFGGDSWSVVGVFSSDGTGFDSEIWGDSNQIMDAFKRSSYSTLTLRLRDPFALDEFVAAFEADNRLLHYTAKSERKFFEEQSEMMAAFIRVLGLFITVIFSAGATIGAMITMYGAVANRTVEIGTLRALGFQRRSILTAFLGEALMIALVGAMVGLLLASLLQFITISTLNFASFAELAFSFSLSPSIVAWSFAFSLTMGFLGGFLPALRAARLNIVSALRAV